A genomic window from Silurus meridionalis isolate SWU-2019-XX chromosome 21, ASM1480568v1, whole genome shotgun sequence includes:
- the ptchd1 gene encoding patched domain-containing protein 1, translating into MLRQAVREGLRASFHKLGHFVANHPVFFASAPVLLSVLLGASFSRYRVEEEVERLLAPKHSLAKIEGNLVDSLFPVNRSKHTLYSDLQTPGRYGRVIVTSRKGSVLEPHHADLVLKLHSAITHIQVPMLGFNYTFAHLCLLDDSKNCIIDDILRVLEEMRLARASNRTVPLLRYPITQLKDGREAYIGHQLGGVQTMGNGREGVRAARALQLTYYLQVASALNEMVAARWELLFCHELESFSTAHPELGLYPFTSSSLQRDFQRTSRVSERPLLFSLAACLSLAVLCSSMRDCVRTKPWLGILALVTVSLATLTSAGIFNLTGGKYNSTYLGIPFIMLGHGLFGMFEMLSSWRRTREDQHVKERVAAVFSDCMLPFTASTALHLVTFGIGASPFTNIEAVRLFCRIACLSILFNYLYILTFYGSNLVFAGYLENNYRHSLFCRRVPKPDLLQQKSAWYRFLMYTHYNEEASDPCDLHVYENHLLVAFMKRYYCDWITNTYVKPFVVLFYLVYISFALMGYLQVSEGSDLSNVVATETSTIAYTRAQQRYFSSYSPVIGFYIYESIEYWNTSVQEDLLEYTKGFERISWFESYLNYLHGLNITTSLPRKNFTEHLRSGFLRQPRYLHFSDDIIFAKRADGEFDVVASRMFLVAKTTENKREEMSILLDTLRKLSLTSRVKFIIFNPSFVYMDRYASSVGAPLKNSCIAALFLLFFSSFLAADPLVNAWITVTVVSVEFGVLGFMTLWQVELDCMSVLCLIYGVNYAVDSSVPLVSAFALGRESTRTRWVKLSLERHGVPALQSYMCYGAALLPLAAVPSNLTHTLFRCFFLTALITAFHCLAILPVLLTFLPPSKKKRRERKNMGEHREEIECVEISDSTRVVDQITTV; encoded by the exons ATGTTGCGGCAAGCGGTGCGCGAGGGGCTGCGCGCGTCCTTCCACAAGCTGGGCCACTTCGTCGCCAACCACCCGGTGTTCTTCGCCTCGGCGCCGGTGCTCCTCTCGGTGCTGCTCGGCGCCAGTTTCAGCAGGTACcgggtggaggaggaagtggagcGCCTGCTGGCTCCAAAACACAGCCTGGCGAAGATCGAGGGCAACCTGGTGGACAGCCTGTTCCCTGTCAACCGCTCCAAACACACGCTCTACTCCGACCTCCAGACCCCGGGCCGGTACGGGCGCGTGATCGTGACCTCGCGCAAGGGCAGCGTGCTCGAGCCTCACCACGCTGACCTCGTCCTGAAG CTTCATAGTGCCATCACACACATCCAGGTTCCGATGCTGGGCTTCAACTACACCTTTGCTCATCTCTGCCTGCTGGATGATAGCAAGAACTGCATCATAGACGACATCCTGCGAGTACTGGAGGAGATGCGATTGGCTCGAGCCTCAAACCGGACTGTGCCACTGCTGCGCTACCCCATCACACAACTCAAGGACGGGCGAGAGGCCTATATAGGACACCAGCTTGGTGGGGTTCAGACCATGGGCAACGGTCGGGAAGGTGTCCGAGCTGCCCGAGCGCTCCAGCTCACCTATTACCTGCAGGTCGCCAGTGCGCTGAACGAGATGGTGGCGGCTCGCTGGGAGCTGCTCTTCTGCCACGAGTTGGAGAGCTTCAGTACGGCACACCCCGAGCTGGGGCTCTACCCATTCACCTCATCCTCGCTGCAGAGGGACTTCCAGAGAACGAGTCGTGTATCTGAGCGCCCGCTGCTCTTTAGCCTGGCCGCATGCCTCTCCCTTGCTGTGCTTTGCTCTTCTATGAGAGACTGCGTACGAACCAAACCGTGGCTGGGAATCTTAGCACTGGTCACCGTCAGCCTAGCGACTCTCACCTCCGCCGGGATCTTTAACCTCACCGGTGGGAAATACAATTCCACGTACCTCGGCATTCCTTTCATCATGCTGG GTCATGGTTTGTTTGGCATGTTCGAGATGCTGTCTTCTTGGCGACGGACACGTGAGGACCAGCACGTAAAAGAGCGAGTGGCTGCTGTGTTCTCAGACTGCATGCTCCCCTTCACAGCCAGCACCGCCCTTCACCTGGTCACGTTCGGTATCGGCGCCAGCCCCTTCACCAACATCGAGGCAGTGCGTCTGTTCTGCCGCATTGCCTGTCTCTCCATCCTCTTCAACTACCTCTACATCCTCACCTTTTATGGGTCCAATCTGGTTTTCGCAGGTTACCTCGAAAATAACTATCGCCACAGCCTGTTCTGCAGACGCGTACCCAAGCCTGATTTGTTGCAACAAAAGTCAGCATGGTATCGCTTCCTGATGTACACGCATTATAACGAGGAAGCGTCCGATCCCTGTGACCTCCATGTCTATGAGAACCACCTCCTGGTGGCCTTCATGAAACGATACTATTGCGACTGGATCACCAACACGTACGTCAAACCCTTTgtagtgcttttttatttagtatacaTCTCATTTGCATTAATGGGCTACTTACAGGTGAGTGAAGGCTCTGATCTTAGTAACGTTGTCGCCACGGAAACCAGCACTATCGCCTACACTCGGGCGCAACAGCGCTACTTTAGCAGTTACAGCCCTGTAATTGGCTTCTACATCTATGAATCTATCGAGTACTGGAATACCAGCGTACAGGAGGATCTCCTTGAGTACACCAAAGGGTTTGAGAGGATCTCCTGGTTTGAAAGTTACCTAAATTACCTACACGGTCTTAACATCACGACAAGCCTTCCACGCAAAAACTTCACCGAGCACTTGCGATCAGGCTTCCTTCGCCAGCCTCGCTACCTCCATTTCTCAGACGATATCATATTCGCCAAGCGGGCCGATGGAGAGTTTGATGTAGTGGCTTCCCGGATGTTTCTGGTGGCCAAGACGACAGAGAACAAGCGAGAGGAGATGTCAATCTTGTTAGACACACTTCGCAAGCTCTCGCTAACCTCCAGGGTAAAGTTCATTATCTTTAACCCTTCGTTTGTGTACATGGACCGCTACGCATCTTCAGTTGGTGCACCGCTGAAGAACTCGTGCATTGCTGCTctgtttttgctctttttttctagCTTTTTGGCTGCTGACCCTTTGGTGAATGCCTGGATAACTGTGACGGTGGTCTCCGTGGAATTTGGTGTGTTGGGATTCATGACTCTGTGGCAGGTGGAGTTAGACTGCATGTCAGTGCTGTGCCTGATTTATGGGGTTAACTATGCCGTAGACTCAAGTGTGCCTCTAGTGTCAGCCTTTGCTCTGGGACGGGAATCAACACGAACGCGATGGGTGAAGCTGTCCTTAGAGCGGCATGGAGTCCCTGCTTTGCAGAGTTACATGTGCTATGGTGCAGCACTGTTGCCTTTAGCAGCTGTTCCGTCCAACCTTACTCACACACTATTCAGGTGTTTTTTCCTCACTGCCCTCATCACCGCCTTCCACTGTCTGGCTATCCTTCCGGTTCTCTTGACATTCTTGCCTCCatccaagaaaaaaagaagggaaagaaaaaatatgggTGAGCACCGGGAGGAGATTGAATGCGTAGAGATATCAGACAGTACTCGAGTGGTTGATCAGATTACCACCGTCTGA